A window of Daphnia carinata strain CSIRO-1 chromosome 5, CSIRO_AGI_Dcar_HiC_V3, whole genome shotgun sequence genomic DNA:
aattgtttgttttcgtggCGTAGATTTAAAGGAGAGAATGAGAGGTAGACGTTAAAGGGATCAAGATGCGTACGCTACATGTAAAGAAAGTTCTTGGGTGGTCCTGCCACATCCTTTCCACAAAATTTTGGTGAGCTTCAAATATGACGAAACGATCCCTCCCTGGCCATTTGGAAAGAGCCGATAACCGTCATTACCAGTGGCACAGataagaattttcttttcaggattcaaaaaatatttattgttGAAAGGAGAAGGGGGCATAGGATTTCCCAttcttatattattattattatttatttatttttttttttttttgaatggccGCATGTTGTGTAATGTCAACCACGCCTTCTAACTCATCTCTTTCAGGAGATGTGCAAAGAGACTCtggccttcttcttttcagtatatggctttaaaaaaaaaaatgagacacGGCCATGAGGCTTATTTCCTGGTTGGTGTTTGACGCGGCTAGAAAAGATCCTTCACCCCTCCGgtctatttattttgttttttttcttcgtgacgCATCGTCACGATTCCTACTTGCACGTTGACAAGTAAAGCAAACCGAAAAATAGGAGAAGAACAATAGGAAAATAAGGCCGAAAATGCACGCTGTTTAGTTTCGTCAGCGTGCCGACCCTCGACCGCTTTAAACGTTTCGTCTCTTTCCTTTTATCTTCAAATAAAATTCCAATGTCGGCGttctgatatttttttttatttagagtattcaataaatttattattattttttttttttttattgtaaagcAATCTTATTGGGAAGccattttatatatatatatttgtcCCGGAGGGCCTTCCAACCCGACCACCCTCCCTTTTGCTAGATAATTAAATTGCGAATAGAAGGGCGTGTCAGCCGTCCGACACCGCAGCCGCTATTCAATCGATCgatctcttttctttatatCCAGGGTACTAGGTGAAAAGCCGAAAATTGAATATCGCTTGATTTGATATcgattttccattttttttttctcccccccccccccccccattttcgGATGTGTATGTCTGTGAAagtgattcttttttttttttttttttttttttttgcttcctctTTCATTTGATTGTTATCCCCCGTTCGTGGAGAAAAGGGATCAACgggaatacatttttttttttttctttttttctccttatttCTTTCGTTCGTGCGTGTCTGAACGCTGACGTATTTCTCTTTAAGACCGGAGATTGGGctgctctttcttttccttgagGCCTATCATGGCAGCCTTGCATTTCCCCActtccaaaaaacaaaaaaaaaaaaaaaaaaaaaaggaaattgaattgtttttaaatttctcatttttaacCGCCAAAAAGACTGAACGAATTTAAGGGAGGTACGCGAAATGAAGAAAGCTTTGAGATATAGCCGTTATCATTGATTGGCGTTGGATGATACATTGGTGAATTGGAAGCTCAAATCTCTTTGGACTAGGAAAAGATGAGGGTTACGACACtcgatcaaaagaaaaagaagagtctCATTGAAATCCGGCTGCGAGCAGCGACGAAGGCGATGGAACGATAGCATCAAGAGGCGCGACGTTTTGATGATGTCTACGCTGAGAGGccttttcaaaatcaatgtgttttattttttcattttttttttttttttttatacttacACGTCTCGGGCTGATGTTCtttcgaaaggaaaagaaaaataaagcgCGGGcccgtttttgaaaaaaacaaaaaaaaaaaaaaaaaaggacacaaaGCTGATCAATGATGAACGATGAGAACGAACGCTAGGAAGCCACGGGGGGAGGGGTTTTCGGGACTCTTTTTAGAAGGCgccgaaaaataaaaaaaaaaaaaaaaaacatttttaaaatttttttttaaagagcgtGGGAAGTGGATTGGAAAGTTTAGTCGGTCAAAGTCAATGTTACATAGAGGAATGTGTGCGCGTGCGAGGGCGTTTCAATATCCTCGTTGATGATTGCAGGCTCTTCGTGATAAACACGGAAAGAGCTTGGTACGATGCGGCACAAGCCGAATGTTTTATTCAGTTCCgttctgcccccccccccccgcccctTCCTCCTAGAGCGGGGTCGCAATCCAAAAAACGTGAGGTTCAAATTTCtttatgatttatttattttttttttttttttgattgtaTTTATCCAGGCCAACTTGACTCATCTGGGTCGCAATGAGTACGTCCCCGGTGTCGGCATGGGCATCGCCAAGTGTCCGTTTGACCCCAGCGACAACTCGACGGCCGTCTGGGTCGAGAGAGGCAATCCGGGCGATTTGCCCGCTCTCTATTCCGGCACCAACGCCGAATTCACCAAGGCCGACGCCGTCATCTTCCGCACCGATTTGTACAATTACACGACGGGCCGTCGCGAATTCACCTTCAAACGGACGCTGAAATACGATTCAAAGTGGCTCGACAGTAAGACCTTTTGCGTTTATTTAATGTGATTTTAATATGTGATGattgttttcattgaaaaacaaaacaaaaaaaaaaaacaaagagccCAACTTTGTGGGATCGTACGACATCGGAGACTACGTCTACTTCTTCTTCCGCGAAACGGCCGTCGAGTACATCAATTGCGGCAAGAACGTCTACTCGCGCGTCGCCCGCGTCTGCAAGAAGGACAACGGCGGCAAGAACATTCTGTCGCAAAACTGGGCCACCTTCCTCAAAGCCCGTCTCAATTGCTCCATCCCGGGAGAATTCCCCTTCTACTTCAACGAAATCCGTACGTgattgcatttgtttttttttctttcacttttaaCTTGCCGCCCTTTCTTTTAGTTTAGTGTATTGGGCATGTGTTCCGTGACTGAAGTTTGGGAAATCGTTCCGACTTGTTTCCATGGAAATGAGCCAATCGATTTCGGCTATGGAaaacctttttccttttttttttatttttttttagtcttttaataaaaatatatttagaTGGCTCTTTTGTGGACCGGGGGGTGGGGGAGGAGTTTCATCGATAGTAAAGGCATTTCTTCATTAAGGGGGTCGTGTTGGAATGCGTTTCACATGGggaccttgttttttttttttttttttttttttattcttttgccCCTAAtttgattcgaaaaaaaaaaaaaaaaaaaaaaagaaaagaaatgtttgggGCGTTTTGCCGCCCCTTTCTTTATCGTGACTGTTATTGATCatgttgtttgtgtgtgtttatatTACCACAGAGAGCGTTTACAAGGTGCCCGGCGACGACACGCGTTTTTACGCCGTCTTCACGACATGCCAGAACGGACTGACTGGTTCGGCCATTTGTGTTTTCACCACGGCCGACGTCCACACGGCCTTTTTGGGCAAGTTCAAAGAGCAGGCATCTTCCAGCTCGGCCTGGTTGCCCGTCCTTTCATCTAAAGTGCCAGAGCCGAGACCGGGCCAGTGCGTCAACGACACTCAAACTCTACCAGATACCGTGTTGAATTTCATCCGTAACCATCCGCTGATGGACGAGGCCGTTTCGCACGAAAGCGGAGTGCCCGTCTTCTACAAGGGCGATGTGGCGTTCTCATCTCTGGTGGTGGAGCGGCTCAAAATTCAGGGATTCCCCGACGACAAACACTACACCGTCTATTATGCTGGAACAAGTACGTCATTCAAGTggatttcaaaaaacaaaaacaaaaaaataaataaattaaattaaattgatgatttttttttttttaaatagtcgATGGCAAAGTGTACAAAGTCGTTCAATGGTTCGACAAATCCACTCGACAGGGCAAATCTGAGCTGCTGGATATCTTTGAAGTCACATCACCCGAACCCATCCGCATGATGGAAATTTCACCAAAAGTATTTTCATATTTGGCTTTGTTCGCTCGAAtggttttttgtattttcattgctcattttttttttttttttttttttttttttttcgtccttgATCCAGCACAAATCGATTTACGCCACTTCGGACCATCGAATT
This region includes:
- the LOC130696372 gene encoding semaphorin-2A-like, whose amino-acid sequence is MAGTRRWSCRPVMLCWLLMVAAVHLISAMEQLNADHIKSFTCGKLYYRTSYLDAKRDVLYVGAMDRVIRINLHNVSDTNCETDSLTLDPSHVTNCISKGKSEFYDCRNHVRVIQPMGDGSRLYVCGTNAHNPKDWVINANLTHLGRNEYVPGVGMGIAKCPFDPSDNSTAVWVERGNPGDLPALYSGTNAEFTKADAVIFRTDLYNYTTGRREFTFKRTLKYDSKWLDKPNFVGSYDIGDYVYFFFRETAVEYINCGKNVYSRVARVCKKDNGGKNILSQNWATFLKARLNCSIPGEFPFYFNEIQSVYKVPGDDTRFYAVFTTCQNGLTGSAICVFTTADVHTAFLGKFKEQASSSSAWLPVLSSKVPEPRPGQCVNDTQTLPDTVLNFIRNHPLMDEAVSHESGVPVFYKGDVAFSSLVVERLKIQGFPDDKHYTVYYAGTIDGKVYKVVQWFDKSTRQGKSELLDIFEVTSPEPIRMMEISPKHKSIYATSDHRIRQVNVVMCNGRYDNCLRCVRDPYCGWDKESNSCKPYAPGLLQDVSSSSPGICDACIAKKRLLVTWGQAVHLSCAIKLPEPMSSMPVTWYYYSREKGQYQLSFRPDKYIQTAEQGMVIMGVTEQEAGRYDCRLGPDTLCSYNITVDTQRCAAPSKSHDYQKVYSDWCHEFEKYKMAMKTWERRQLQCNSRQTNDTASSNQNAHPNEIYPRSPLV